A genomic region of Persephonella marina EX-H1 contains the following coding sequences:
- a CDS encoding CinA family nicotinamide mononucleotide deamidase-related protein has protein sequence MKVFILITGSEFVNGLKLEKNSLFIAREAFERGLEVNGIGIVGDDMYQIQYFIKMALDKSDILIVSGGLGGTQDDLTREAIQEAIGVHLIYDREWLESIKKTLKDQGRALTDEIKKMARLPYGSKRIENPVGKAVGFVKILDDVNKAVVAVPGVPSEMKPMVKKAFEMLGFKEKLKRSHIFRTFGIQELEIDEMLKDIDGVILNSSPKGVDIFVTDREAFFLKNKVDVIRERVGDYVYTEEDIEMEEVVGRLLKEKGLTVSTAESSTGGLIVSRLVNIPGSSSYVMAGIVSYSNEAKINILGVSKESIKKFGAVSDQVAREMAEGVRRLTGTDISVSDTGIAGPTGATEDKPLGLHYIGYCDGEKTEVHRIVYKGERNDVRLYVSQYALNLIRINIGR, from the coding sequence ATGAAAGTTTTTATACTCATAACAGGTTCAGAGTTTGTTAACGGCCTTAAATTAGAGAAGAACAGCCTTTTTATAGCAAGGGAGGCTTTTGAAAGAGGACTTGAGGTAAATGGTATAGGCATTGTTGGTGATGATATGTACCAGATACAGTACTTTATAAAGATGGCTCTTGATAAGTCTGATATCCTGATTGTCTCAGGTGGACTTGGGGGAACACAGGATGATCTCACAAGGGAAGCCATACAGGAAGCTATAGGTGTCCATCTTATATACGACAGGGAATGGCTTGAGAGTATAAAGAAAACATTAAAGGATCAGGGAAGGGCTTTAACAGATGAGATAAAGAAGATGGCAAGACTGCCTTACGGAAGTAAAAGGATAGAAAATCCTGTAGGAAAGGCTGTAGGGTTTGTAAAGATACTTGATGATGTTAATAAGGCTGTTGTGGCTGTCCCGGGCGTGCCTTCTGAGATGAAGCCTATGGTAAAGAAAGCCTTTGAGATGTTAGGTTTCAAGGAAAAGCTTAAAAGATCCCATATATTCAGAACATTCGGTATTCAGGAGCTTGAGATTGATGAGATGCTGAAGGATATTGATGGTGTTATACTTAACAGCTCTCCAAAAGGTGTTGATATATTTGTAACAGACAGGGAAGCGTTCTTTTTAAAAAACAAGGTGGATGTGATAAGGGAAAGAGTAGGAGATTACGTATACACTGAAGAAGATATTGAGATGGAAGAGGTTGTTGGAAGATTACTAAAAGAGAAAGGATTGACTGTCTCAACAGCAGAATCATCAACAGGAGGTCTTATAGTTTCAAGACTTGTAAATATACCGGGATCATCTTCTTATGTTATGGCAGGGATAGTATCCTATTCAAATGAAGCAAAGATAAATATACTGGGTGTTTCTAAAGAGAGTATAAAAAAGTTCGGTGCTGTGAGTGATCAGGTTGCAAGGGAGATGGCCGAAGGTGTCAGGAGATTAACAGGAACCGATATATCTGTATCAGATACAGGCATAGCTGGACCTACAGGTGCAACAGAAGATAAACCTCTTGGACTTCATTATATTGGTTACTGTGATGGAGAGAAAACGGAGGTACACAGAATAGTTTACAAAGGTGAGAGAAATGATGTGAGGCTTTATGTATCACAGTATGCACTAAACCTTATCAGAATAAATATTGGCAGGTAG
- a CDS encoding HAD family hydrolase: protein MIIIFDVDGVLIDVSKSYHYSIKDTVDYFSGKDIPKEELLDIKFSFNINNDWDASVAGILYAKSGMSLEQFKDVFKDYSRNLEEMYRFGDESGIDLPEYKNLVEFFEDVYRIHRKKETLIFPHDVLDRMSKKADILGVITGRPESDLDYSFKQFDLYQYFDYIITEDDIPKPELRKPSSYPMKLFFEKVDFDNPVFYIGDTNADLQMVESFNKEEGKNVRFILFEHPHNRHIKSEYRIKKPDEICEVLNSYDYAQD from the coding sequence ATGATAATAATATTTGATGTTGATGGGGTTTTGATAGATGTTTCAAAGTCATACCATTATTCAATAAAGGATACTGTTGATTACTTCTCAGGGAAGGATATTCCTAAGGAAGAGCTTCTTGATATTAAGTTCTCATTCAATATAAATAACGACTGGGACGCATCTGTAGCAGGAATTCTTTACGCAAAATCAGGAATGTCACTTGAACAGTTCAAGGATGTTTTTAAGGATTACAGCAGAAATCTTGAGGAGATGTACAGATTTGGTGATGAGTCCGGTATAGACCTTCCTGAATACAAAAACTTAGTTGAGTTCTTTGAGGATGTTTACAGAATACACAGAAAAAAGGAAACACTTATATTTCCACATGATGTTCTTGATAGGATGAGTAAAAAAGCTGACATACTCGGCGTTATAACAGGAAGACCTGAGAGTGATCTTGATTACTCATTTAAACAGTTTGATCTTTACCAGTATTTTGATTATATAATCACCGAGGATGATATACCTAAGCCGGAGCTTAGAAAACCTTCCTCATACCCAATGAAACTTTTCTTTGAGAAGGTTGATTTTGATAATCCTGTTTTCTACATAGGGGATACTAACGCCGATCTCCAGATGGTAGAAAGTTTTAATAAAGAAGAGGGAAAAAATGTCAGATTCATACTTTTTGAGCATCCCCACAACAGACATATAAAATCTGAGTACAGAATTAAAAAACCGGATGAGATATGTGAGGTTCTTAACAGCTATGATTATGCTCAGGATTAG
- a CDS encoding GGDEF domain-containing protein, whose product MKLFKDAAIYIIIFILISSVLYVFLSNKREENERVYLHQKIEKASAEFKATLNGYDMVIYFVYKRYMYDPEIVNALSKAYRDRKNLDKLRKRVYTLLRPLYSDLKRYQIKFFKFYFPDGTTFIRFHRPDKFGDKPEKERFSIFDLGKGGNDRDTIGFKYTFPVTDGNIFIGNVEFTLPFSAVRVEMRKIFRGEYNFLIIKDLIYSKKFSEEKQNYIQSEIDPDFYYEEDPEFKVIRWNIPEEIISEINLQIRNKLKGNLEDFKPKSIAVDINGDYYIASFIPISNKKEKYIGYLVYYEKDNTYGVFKNTFIISYVGINLLVGLLLTMSFILGVIKERFKAMAEIDTLTGIYNKGKFNHLLQVELDRSKRYGRPLSLIIFDIDHFKKINDAFGHQAGDYVLKTLAKIVSSNIRSTDFFARWGGEEFVILAPETDLEGAQILAEKIRKAIEEYPFETVGKVTSSFGVTEAFENDTVDSFVKRADVALYKAKDKGRNRVEIELPANIYSDKV is encoded by the coding sequence ATGAAATTATTTAAAGACGCCGCCATATACATCATCATTTTCATCCTTATAAGTTCTGTTCTTTACGTATTTCTTTCCAATAAGCGTGAGGAGAATGAGAGAGTTTACCTGCATCAGAAAATAGAGAAGGCCTCTGCAGAGTTTAAAGCCACATTAAATGGTTATGATATGGTTATATACTTTGTTTACAAAAGGTACATGTATGATCCGGAGATAGTTAATGCTTTATCAAAGGCTTACAGGGACAGAAAAAATCTTGATAAGCTGAGGAAAAGAGTTTACACCCTTCTTAGACCGCTTTACTCAGACCTTAAAAGATACCAGATAAAGTTTTTTAAGTTCTACTTTCCAGATGGAACAACATTTATAAGATTTCACAGACCTGATAAGTTTGGTGATAAACCTGAGAAGGAGAGGTTTTCCATATTTGATCTTGGTAAAGGTGGTAATGACAGGGATACTATTGGATTTAAGTACACATTTCCTGTAACAGATGGGAATATATTTATCGGAAATGTTGAGTTTACGCTTCCTTTCAGTGCTGTCAGGGTTGAGATGAGAAAGATATTCAGAGGGGAGTATAACTTTCTAATTATCAAGGATCTTATCTACAGTAAAAAGTTTTCTGAGGAGAAGCAGAATTACATACAGAGTGAGATAGATCCTGACTTTTACTATGAAGAGGATCCTGAGTTTAAGGTTATAAGATGGAACATACCTGAGGAGATCATTTCCGAGATCAATCTTCAGATAAGGAATAAGCTAAAGGGGAATCTTGAGGATTTTAAGCCAAAATCAATAGCTGTTGATATAAATGGTGATTACTACATAGCATCTTTCATACCTATATCAAACAAGAAAGAGAAGTACATAGGTTATCTCGTTTATTATGAGAAAGATAACACGTACGGAGTATTTAAAAACACATTTATTATCAGTTATGTTGGTATAAATCTTCTTGTAGGTCTGTTACTTACGATGAGCTTTATCCTTGGCGTTATAAAAGAGAGATTCAAAGCTATGGCTGAGATAGACACACTGACAGGAATATACAATAAAGGTAAATTTAACCATCTTTTACAGGTAGAGCTTGATAGAAGTAAAAGGTATGGAAGACCTTTAAGTCTTATAATCTTTGATATTGACCACTTCAAAAAGATTAATGATGCATTCGGTCATCAGGCGGGGGATTATGTTTTGAAAACCCTTGCAAAAATCGTATCTTCAAATATCAGATCAACTGATTTCTTCGCAAGATGGGGTGGGGAGGAGTTTGTAATTCTTGCACCAGAGACAGATCTTGAGGGGGCACAGATACTTGCTGAGAAGATAAGAAAGGCTATTGAAGAGTATCCATTTGAGACTGTTGGAAAGGTTACCTCAAGTTTTGGTGTTACAGAAGCCTTTGAGAATGATACTGTTGACAGCTTTGTTAAAAGAGCTGATGTGGCACTTTATAAAGCAAAAGATAAAGGAAGAAACAGGGTAGAGATAGAACTACCTGCCAATATTTATTCTGATAAGGTTTAG
- the argH gene encoding argininosuccinate lyase, protein MEKKLWGGRFSEGTDQFVEEFTESVSFDKELALYDIKGSIAHARMLGKQGIIPQEDAEKIIKGLEEIKKEIEEGRFEWKKELEDVHMNIEKALIQKIGDVGGKLHTGRSRNDQVITAFRLYLKEETQNIIELLKELKKALLKKAKETVDIVMPAYTHLQRAQPIRLAHYFLAYLEIYNRDEERFRDTLKRIDQMPLGSGALAGVDFPIDREMTAKELGFSEVMRNSMDATASRDVIIEFLSDAAICISNLSRQSEDLIIWNSTEFSFVELPDKLTTGSSIMPQKKNPDVLELIRGKTGRVYGDLVALLTIVKGLPMAYNRDLQEDKEPVFDAVRTLKGSIIGMTKIIEGMKPKKENMEKAAGGFALATDLANYLVRKGMPFRKAHHVVGQIVAYLTKENRELESITLDELKRFSDLFEEDALNILNPYSVADARKSYGGTAKERVLEQIRYWEERLS, encoded by the coding sequence ATGGAAAAAAAGCTGTGGGGTGGAAGATTCTCCGAAGGAACAGACCAGTTTGTTGAGGAGTTTACAGAGAGTGTATCTTTTGATAAAGAGCTTGCCCTGTACGATATAAAGGGAAGCATAGCCCATGCAAGAATGCTCGGAAAGCAGGGGATAATACCTCAGGAGGATGCTGAAAAGATAATAAAAGGTCTAGAAGAGATAAAGAAGGAGATAGAAGAGGGAAGGTTTGAGTGGAAGAAGGAGCTTGAAGATGTTCATATGAATATAGAGAAAGCTCTCATACAGAAGATAGGAGATGTTGGAGGAAAGCTACATACAGGGAGAAGCAGGAATGATCAGGTTATTACAGCATTCAGGCTTTATCTTAAAGAGGAGACACAGAATATAATTGAGCTTTTAAAGGAACTAAAAAAAGCTCTTCTAAAAAAAGCAAAAGAAACTGTTGATATAGTTATGCCCGCATACACTCATCTTCAGAGGGCACAGCCTATAAGGCTCGCACACTACTTTCTTGCCTATCTTGAGATCTACAACAGAGATGAGGAGAGATTTAGAGATACATTGAAGAGAATAGACCAGATGCCGCTTGGAAGCGGAGCTTTAGCAGGCGTTGATTTTCCTATAGACAGAGAAATGACAGCAAAGGAGCTTGGTTTTTCTGAAGTTATGAGAAACTCTATGGATGCAACTGCTTCAAGGGATGTGATAATTGAGTTTTTATCAGATGCGGCAATATGTATCTCAAACCTTTCAAGACAGTCAGAGGATCTTATAATATGGAACTCCACAGAGTTCTCATTTGTTGAGCTTCCTGACAAGCTCACAACCGGATCATCAATAATGCCCCAGAAGAAAAATCCGGATGTTCTTGAGCTTATAAGGGGAAAAACAGGAAGGGTTTACGGTGATCTTGTAGCACTTTTAACGATTGTTAAAGGTCTTCCTATGGCTTATAACAGGGATCTTCAGGAGGATAAAGAGCCTGTTTTTGATGCTGTCAGAACATTAAAAGGTTCAATTATCGGAATGACAAAGATCATTGAAGGTATGAAACCTAAAAAAGAAAATATGGAAAAAGCGGCAGGCGGCTTTGCACTTGCAACAGATCTTGCAAACTACCTTGTAAGAAAAGGTATGCCTTTCAGAAAAGCCCATCATGTTGTTGGGCAGATTGTAGCCTATCTGACAAAAGAGAACAGGGAGCTTGAGAGCATAACGCTTGATGAGCTGAAGAGATTTTCCGATCTTTTTGAGGAGGATGCACTTAACATACTCAATCCTTACTCTGTTGCAGATGCAAGGAAGTCATATGGGGGAACGGCGAAAGAGAGAGTGTTGGAACAGATAAGATACTGGGAAGAGAGATTAAGCTGA
- the murA gene encoding UDP-N-acetylglucosamine 1-carboxyvinyltransferase: protein MVEIRSNTADYLEILGGESLKGTVEISGAKNSALPDMAATILTDETVVLENVPDLLDVFTMRSLLNHIGMEVDELRKGVFQFRLRDINSLEAPYELVSKMRASILVLGAVLTRFRYAKVALPGGCSIGTRPVDLHLEALKKMGARIKVEHGYIYAEAPGGLEGAEINFPKITVTGTENIMMAAVLAKGRTVINNAAREPEVVDLADMLKKMGADIEGEGTERIVINGVEKLSGTVHRIIPDRIEAGTFAILSALFDGNITIKNYPVEYLEYVHRVFERIGIKIIQIGENHIAVKREGRLKPVFVETKEYPYFPTDLQAQLMTLLTVVDGNSKITENIFENRFMHVPELQRLGAKIKIDGRTAYIKGVRRLTGAEVRATDLRASAAMVIAGLIAEGKTVIYDIYHLDRGYENIDQKLRMLGARITRESL, encoded by the coding sequence ATGGTTGAAATCAGAAGTAATACAGCAGATTATCTTGAGATATTGGGGGGAGAATCGCTTAAGGGGACTGTTGAGATATCAGGTGCAAAAAACTCTGCCCTTCCTGACATGGCAGCAACAATACTTACAGATGAGACCGTTGTACTTGAGAATGTTCCCGACCTCCTCGATGTTTTCACTATGAGATCACTTTTAAACCATATAGGTATGGAAGTTGATGAGCTTAGAAAAGGGGTTTTCCAGTTCAGACTCAGAGATATAAACTCACTTGAGGCTCCCTATGAGCTTGTCAGCAAAATGAGAGCTTCCATTCTTGTTTTAGGTGCTGTTCTGACAAGGTTCAGATACGCTAAGGTGGCCTTACCTGGTGGATGTTCCATAGGAACCAGACCTGTTGATCTTCATCTTGAAGCTTTAAAGAAGATGGGTGCGAGAATAAAGGTTGAGCATGGATATATATATGCTGAGGCACCTGGTGGACTTGAAGGAGCAGAGATAAACTTTCCAAAGATAACGGTGACAGGAACTGAGAATATAATGATGGCAGCTGTTCTCGCAAAGGGAAGAACGGTTATTAACAATGCAGCAAGAGAGCCTGAGGTTGTTGACCTTGCAGATATGCTTAAAAAGATGGGGGCTGATATAGAGGGAGAGGGAACAGAAAGAATAGTAATAAACGGTGTTGAAAAACTGTCTGGAACGGTACACAGAATAATACCTGACAGGATAGAGGCAGGAACGTTTGCCATACTCTCTGCTCTTTTTGATGGGAATATAACGATAAAAAACTATCCTGTTGAGTATCTTGAGTATGTACACAGGGTTTTTGAAAGGATAGGAATAAAGATCATCCAGATAGGTGAAAATCATATCGCGGTTAAAAGGGAAGGGCGTTTAAAACCTGTTTTTGTGGAGACAAAAGAGTATCCTTATTTTCCTACAGATCTTCAGGCACAGCTTATGACGCTTCTCACTGTGGTTGATGGGAACTCAAAGATCACTGAGAACATTTTTGAGAACAGGTTTATGCATGTTCCGGAGCTTCAAAGACTTGGAGCAAAGATAAAGATAGACGGCAGAACTGCTTATATAAAAGGGGTTAGGAGACTGACAGGAGCTGAAGTAAGGGCAACAGATCTGAGGGCAAGTGCAGCAATGGTTATAGCAGGTCTTATAGCTGAAGGCAAAACAGTGATATACGATATATACCATCTTGATAGGGGGTATGAGAATATAGACCAGAAATTAAGAATGCTGGGGGCAAGGATTACGAGAGAAAGTCTTTAA
- a CDS encoding site-2 protease family protein — protein MNLNPIPLFKVFGIQINLDFSWFFIFFLVTFTLAEGFFPHFYPGYSFIVYWIVGSISAVLLFVSVLLHELSHSVTALHFGIPVKSINLFIFGGVAMIEEEAPNPKVEFLVAAAGPLCSFTLGILFFTMAYFYPVDDLLNGIINYLMYVNFALGLFNLVPAFPLDGGRILRAIIWTKKDLLTATRISSLSGTIFAYFLMFVGVISILQGNFINGMWYGLIGLFLRQASKTSYEQTKFSVILSGYKVENFMQTVKPLLPDETVLDFINFYYPFYRSSIYPVIGRDGQIYVINIEDIKNIPEERWSVVHVIDIAKPLIAYVSPYDSLYKALKLMNKYRLEEIPVVYGNTILGILRKSSIELLLERYLEEEKR, from the coding sequence ATGAATTTGAACCCAATCCCACTTTTTAAAGTTTTTGGAATACAGATAAATCTTGATTTCAGCTGGTTTTTCATATTTTTTCTTGTAACATTCACACTTGCTGAAGGTTTCTTCCCACATTTTTATCCTGGATACAGCTTTATCGTTTACTGGATTGTCGGCTCTATATCAGCTGTTCTTCTTTTCGTTTCCGTTTTACTACACGAGCTTTCGCACTCTGTAACAGCACTCCATTTTGGTATTCCAGTTAAGAGTATAAACCTCTTTATCTTCGGCGGCGTTGCTATGATAGAGGAAGAAGCCCCAAACCCAAAGGTTGAGTTTCTCGTTGCTGCTGCAGGACCTTTATGTAGCTTCACGCTTGGTATCCTATTCTTTACGATGGCATACTTTTATCCTGTAGATGATCTATTAAATGGGATAATAAACTATCTTATGTATGTCAACTTTGCCCTTGGTCTTTTCAATCTCGTTCCAGCATTTCCTTTAGATGGTGGAAGGATACTCAGAGCTATAATATGGACAAAAAAAGATCTCCTTACAGCAACAAGGATAAGCAGTCTTTCAGGAACTATCTTCGCTTACTTTCTCATGTTTGTAGGGGTAATATCTATACTCCAGGGAAACTTTATTAACGGGATGTGGTACGGACTGATAGGTCTTTTTTTAAGACAGGCCTCAAAAACAAGCTATGAACAGACAAAGTTCTCCGTTATACTCTCAGGATATAAGGTTGAAAACTTTATGCAGACTGTAAAACCTCTCCTACCTGATGAAACGGTTCTTGATTTTATTAACTTTTACTATCCATTCTACAGGAGCAGTATATATCCTGTTATAGGAAGGGACGGTCAGATATACGTGATAAATATTGAGGATATAAAAAATATACCTGAGGAGAGATGGTCTGTTGTTCATGTTATAGATATTGCAAAACCTCTGATAGCCTATGTCAGTCCATATGATTCTCTTTACAAAGCATTAAAACTTATGAATAAATACAGACTTGAGGAGATACCTGTTGTTTACGGAAACACAATTCTTGGTATCTTAAGAAAAAGCAGTATTGAACTTCTATTAGAGAGGTATCTGGAGGAAGAAAAAAGATGA
- the aspS gene encoding aspartate--tRNA ligase, whose amino-acid sequence MIDKLGDFKRDYFCGELTENNIGDEVRLLGWADSVRDHGGVIFINLRDKEGIIQVVIDPSKSPKEAYEKAKKVRSEYVLAVRGRVQRRPAGTENPKLPTGTIEIAVDELRILNTCDILPFPIEDGISAHEEVRLRYRFLDIRRPEMMKKLILRHEVYQATREYLAGHGFLEVETPMLTKSTPEGARDFLVPARLEKGKFYALPQSPQLFKQILMVSGIDRYFQIVKCFRDEDLRKDRQPEFTQIDFEMSFVDEEDVITVSEGLIHYIFKKVLGIELKLPFKRMSYTEAIERYGTDKPDLRYSLELKDITDIAKDVQFKVFKDTVEKGGIVKGINVKGGSKFSRKEIDDLTEEAKKYGAKGMAWIKINEDGSLQSPIVKFFTEEQINKIKEIMEGENGDLLIFIADSYEITHRVLGFLRKHLAEKLKLIPENVWEFVWVVDFPLVEWDEEEGRLVALHHPFTSPKEEDIDRLDEAIQDKKVALSFRSRAYDLVLNGEEIGGGSIRIHSSHIQKKVFELLGISDEEAEEKFGFLINALKYGAPPHGGLAFGLDRIVALMTGSESIRDVIAFPKTQKGICPLTDAPDFVQEDQLEELGIEVNIPEETV is encoded by the coding sequence ATGATAGATAAACTTGGAGATTTTAAAAGGGATTATTTCTGTGGGGAACTTACCGAGAATAACATAGGCGATGAGGTCAGACTTTTAGGATGGGCTGACAGTGTAAGGGATCACGGTGGTGTTATATTTATAAACCTGAGGGATAAAGAAGGGATAATTCAGGTTGTTATTGATCCTTCAAAAAGTCCAAAAGAAGCCTATGAAAAGGCAAAGAAGGTAAGATCTGAGTATGTTCTCGCAGTTAGAGGGAGAGTTCAGAGAAGACCTGCAGGAACTGAAAACCCAAAACTTCCAACAGGAACTATAGAGATAGCCGTTGATGAGCTGAGAATATTAAACACATGCGATATCCTCCCATTCCCTATAGAGGACGGGATAAGTGCACATGAGGAAGTAAGACTGAGATACAGATTTCTTGATATTAGAAGACCTGAGATGATGAAAAAGCTTATACTCAGGCATGAGGTTTACCAGGCTACAAGGGAGTATCTTGCAGGACATGGATTTTTAGAGGTTGAGACACCTATGCTCACAAAATCAACACCTGAAGGTGCAAGGGATTTCCTTGTCCCTGCGAGACTTGAGAAGGGGAAGTTTTACGCCCTTCCACAGTCGCCACAGCTTTTCAAACAGATACTTATGGTAAGCGGGATAGACAGATACTTCCAGATAGTAAAATGTTTCAGAGATGAGGACCTCAGAAAGGATAGACAGCCTGAGTTTACACAGATAGACTTTGAGATGTCATTTGTTGATGAAGAGGATGTTATAACAGTATCAGAAGGACTTATACATTACATATTTAAAAAGGTACTTGGGATAGAACTGAAACTTCCATTTAAAAGAATGAGCTATACAGAAGCTATTGAGAGATACGGAACTGATAAACCAGACCTGAGATACTCACTTGAACTTAAAGATATTACAGATATAGCAAAGGATGTCCAGTTTAAGGTCTTTAAGGATACAGTGGAGAAAGGCGGAATAGTAAAAGGGATCAATGTTAAAGGTGGATCAAAGTTCTCAAGAAAGGAGATAGACGATCTTACAGAAGAGGCTAAAAAATACGGTGCAAAAGGTATGGCATGGATAAAGATAAATGAGGACGGCTCATTACAGTCTCCAATAGTTAAGTTCTTCACAGAAGAACAGATCAACAAAATAAAAGAGATAATGGAAGGGGAAAATGGAGACCTGCTTATATTTATAGCGGACAGTTACGAGATAACACACAGAGTTCTCGGATTTTTAAGAAAACATCTTGCAGAAAAATTAAAACTCATTCCCGAGAATGTATGGGAGTTTGTATGGGTAGTTGATTTTCCACTTGTAGAGTGGGATGAGGAAGAGGGTAGACTTGTTGCACTTCACCATCCATTTACATCACCAAAAGAGGAAGATATAGACAGACTTGATGAGGCCATTCAGGATAAAAAGGTGGCTCTATCCTTCAGATCAAGGGCTTACGATCTTGTTCTTAACGGAGAAGAGATAGGTGGTGGATCAATACGTATACACTCAAGTCATATCCAGAAAAAGGTTTTTGAGCTCCTTGGAATATCAGATGAGGAAGCAGAGGAAAAGTTCGGATTTCTAATAAACGCATTAAAGTACGGTGCTCCACCTCACGGTGGTCTCGCCTTTGGACTTGATAGGATAGTAGCTCTTATGACAGGTTCAGAAAGTATAAGGGATGTTATAGCATTCCCTAAAACACAGAAAGGTATATGTCCTTTAACTGATGCTCCTGATTTTGTTCAGGAAGATCAGCTTGAGGAGTTAGGTATAGAGGTTAACATCCCTGAAGAAACTGTATAA
- a CDS encoding tetratricopeptide repeat protein, which yields MLTRLFILIFIPLVFQGCIPSEENRVPTAEYQKGLGKKIRNEKAAKIYRATGYKYYKHGNYEKALEFYSKALLKYKELSKLYHPEAAELYLKMGDLYLKMGNNKEALRFYFKALKIFKKYYGTNHFLTAMAYRGLGSVYEKISDYRKAYYFYKKSLPAYEQEFGENHRKTRMIKEKLKVLSQKIKNG from the coding sequence ATGCTTACAAGACTTTTTATTTTAATTTTTATCCCTCTCGTATTTCAGGGATGCATACCTTCTGAAGAGAACAGAGTTCCAACTGCAGAATACCAGAAAGGTTTGGGAAAAAAGATAAGGAATGAAAAGGCTGCTAAGATATACAGAGCCACAGGTTACAAGTACTACAAACACGGAAATTATGAGAAGGCACTTGAGTTTTACAGTAAGGCTCTTTTGAAGTATAAGGAGCTCTCAAAGCTTTACCATCCTGAAGCAGCAGAACTATATCTCAAGATGGGTGATCTGTACTTAAAAATGGGGAACAATAAGGAGGCTTTACGTTTCTATTTTAAAGCATTAAAGATCTTTAAAAAATATTACGGAACCAACCATTTTCTCACAGCTATGGCTTATAGAGGTCTTGGATCTGTTTATGAGAAAATATCAGATTACAGAAAAGCCTACTACTTCTATAAAAAATCCTTACCAGCTTATGAACAGGAGTTTGGGGAAAACCACAGAAAGACAAGAATGATAAAGGAAAAGTTGAAGGTTCTCTCACAGAAGATCAAGAATGGCTAG
- a CDS encoding sigma-70 family RNA polymerase sigma factor: protein MADTEKEQTTLNLYIQKMAEHPLLTPEEEKELAKRAKKGDKEALKKLVEGNLRFVVNVAKNFMGWGVPLTDLIAAGNLGLIEAAKRFDPERDVKFISYAVWWIRQAIMQTIFQQTGAVRIPVKESLFISKVKETYEKLKEELKREPTIEEIAEKVGASPKKVKNALQVVRMPYSLDKPLGEEGEDLTLLDVLSKKGTEDVEKEIVEESLHKELNTLLNVLDERERAIIEHRFGLNGEEPKTLTEVGEILGISRERVRQLEQRALKKLRALAMKRHLKDFLS, encoded by the coding sequence ATGGCAGACACAGAAAAAGAACAAACAACCTTAAACTTATACATACAGAAAATGGCAGAACATCCCCTTTTAACACCTGAGGAAGAAAAGGAGCTTGCTAAAAGAGCAAAAAAGGGGGATAAAGAGGCTCTTAAAAAACTTGTAGAAGGGAATCTACGTTTTGTTGTTAATGTTGCAAAAAACTTTATGGGATGGGGTGTTCCATTAACAGATCTTATAGCCGCTGGAAATTTAGGTCTTATAGAGGCTGCGAAAAGGTTTGATCCTGAGAGGGATGTAAAATTCATATCATACGCTGTATGGTGGATAAGACAGGCTATTATGCAGACTATATTCCAGCAGACAGGGGCTGTAAGAATACCTGTTAAAGAGTCACTGTTCATAAGTAAAGTGAAAGAAACATACGAGAAGCTCAAAGAAGAGCTGAAAAGGGAGCCTACAATTGAAGAGATAGCAGAGAAAGTAGGAGCAAGCCCTAAAAAGGTAAAAAATGCCCTTCAGGTTGTGAGAATGCCTTACTCCCTTGATAAACCTCTCGGTGAAGAAGGGGAGGATCTTACGCTCCTTGACGTTCTTTCAAAAAAGGGAACTGAGGATGTTGAAAAAGAGATAGTTGAAGAGTCATTACATAAAGAGCTTAACACACTTCTTAACGTTCTTGATGAAAGGGAAAGGGCCATAATAGAGCACAGGTTCGGACTGAACGGTGAGGAGCCAAAAACATTAACTGAGGTAGGTGAGATCCTGGGTATCTCAAGGGAAAGGGTGAGACAGCTTGAACAGAGAGCTTTAAAAAAACTCAGAGCCCTTGCTATGAAAAGACATCTTAAAGACTTTCTCTCGTAA